The Leucobacter chromiiresistens genome has a window encoding:
- a CDS encoding glutathione-independent formaldehyde dehydrogenase: MKAVVYEGPRQVSTKDVPDAKIERPTDVLVRVTTTNICGSDLHMYEGRTSFEAGRTFGHENMGEVIEVGSGVEKVRVGDRVVLPFNISCGFCKNCERGLTNYCLTTQPDPSAAGAAYGFADMGPYGGGQAELLRVPFGDHNALRLGEDAEEKENDYVMLSDIFPTGYHATEMAGVMPGDSVVIAGAGPVGLMAALSATIKGAAKVMVVDRHPDRLALAEQIGAIAIDDSKVDPVQAVLDETMGLGADRGCECVGYQAHDPQGNEDTAATLNMLINAVRFTGRIGTVGVFVPQDPGAKDDLAKQGKAAIDFGTHWFKGQTMGNGQAPVKRYNRQLRDLIAAGKATPSWIVSHEISLDQAADAYRNFDARSKGWTKVLIKPGMSTEKKAN; this comes from the coding sequence ATGAAAGCAGTGGTGTACGAGGGACCCCGTCAGGTCAGCACGAAGGACGTCCCGGACGCGAAGATCGAGCGACCCACCGATGTCCTGGTCAGGGTAACGACGACGAACATCTGCGGCTCGGACCTCCACATGTACGAGGGGCGGACCTCCTTCGAAGCAGGCCGGACGTTCGGTCACGAGAACATGGGGGAGGTCATCGAAGTCGGTAGTGGCGTGGAGAAGGTCAGGGTCGGAGACCGGGTTGTGCTGCCGTTCAACATCTCGTGCGGGTTCTGTAAGAACTGCGAACGCGGTCTCACGAATTACTGCCTGACCACGCAGCCTGACCCGTCCGCCGCCGGTGCGGCATACGGATTTGCGGACATGGGCCCGTACGGCGGAGGCCAAGCGGAGCTGCTCCGGGTTCCCTTCGGCGACCACAACGCACTGCGCCTGGGTGAAGATGCGGAGGAGAAGGAGAACGACTACGTCATGCTCTCTGACATCTTCCCCACCGGCTACCACGCCACCGAGATGGCCGGCGTGATGCCCGGCGACAGCGTTGTGATCGCTGGGGCGGGTCCGGTCGGATTGATGGCCGCCCTGTCCGCGACGATCAAGGGCGCAGCAAAGGTGATGGTGGTCGATCGCCATCCTGACCGGCTCGCGCTGGCCGAGCAGATCGGTGCGATTGCCATCGACGACTCCAAGGTCGACCCCGTGCAGGCTGTGCTGGACGAGACGATGGGGCTCGGAGCTGACCGTGGTTGCGAATGCGTGGGCTACCAGGCCCACGATCCCCAGGGCAACGAGGACACCGCCGCCACGCTGAACATGCTCATCAACGCGGTGCGCTTCACCGGACGAATCGGCACCGTCGGCGTGTTCGTCCCCCAGGACCCCGGAGCCAAGGATGACCTCGCCAAGCAGGGAAAGGCGGCCATCGACTTCGGCACTCACTGGTTCAAGGGGCAGACCATGGGCAACGGTCAAGCCCCGGTCAAGCGGTACAACCGCCAGCTGCGAGACTTGATCGCCGCCGGCAAGGCCACCCCTTCCTGGATCGTCTCCCACGAAATCTCGCTGGACCAAGCCGCCGACGCCTACAGGAACTTCGACGCCAGGTCCAAGGGTTGGACCAAGGTCCTCATCAAGCCCGGCATGTCGACCGAGAAGAAGGCGAACTGA